The bacterium genome contains a region encoding:
- a CDS encoding Na+:solute symporter, whose amino-acid sequence MQLVAIDWVIIAVYFLFNLAIGLFYRKKATGSVNDYFISGRRVSWWLAGTSMVATTFAADTPLAVTGLVARNGIAGNWIWWCMVFSGMLTVFFYAKLWRRAGVMTDVEFAEIRYAGKPAAFLRGFRALYLGLPVNLIILGWVNLAMIKILTLILNVNKIHAIVICLAIMVLTASISTLSGLWGVLVMDLFQFVLKMGMVIALAVFAVQAVGGMSGLKAGLTQIDMARNAAGGTTGSVMSFTPDLNSTWMPMITFLVYLAVNWWATWYPGAEPGGGGYVAQRIFSAKDEKHSLLATFWYNIAHFAIRPWPWILVALVAMVRFHNDPAFMQDPESGYIRIMLLDLPVSLRGLMVAAFAAAYMSTIGTQLNWGASYLVNDVYRRFLIKKQTEKHYVVVSQITTVMLMLLSAIVSFYMDSIANAWKFLIMLGAGTGLVYILRWFWWRINAWSEVSAMLGAFVTSLALQFVFKLNSEEAEPFAYGVLITTGITTAIWLITTWLTRPEPAAVLLAFYRRVQPSSRLWRPVAEKARDITPQKDGLFNLLNWILGCALIYLALFGVGHLIFGRWTLGGLFLALGIISFIWIYRNLSVKGWETLSR is encoded by the coding sequence ATGCAGCTGGTCGCGATCGATTGGGTGATTATCGCCGTGTATTTCCTTTTTAACCTGGCCATTGGCCTCTTTTACCGGAAAAAAGCGACCGGAAGCGTCAACGATTATTTCATCTCCGGCCGCCGGGTTTCCTGGTGGCTGGCCGGCACCTCCATGGTGGCCACCACCTTTGCCGCGGACACGCCGCTGGCGGTAACCGGGCTGGTCGCCCGGAACGGAATTGCCGGCAACTGGATCTGGTGGTGCATGGTGTTCAGCGGCATGCTGACGGTTTTCTTTTATGCCAAGCTCTGGCGCCGCGCCGGTGTGATGACCGATGTGGAATTCGCCGAGATCCGCTATGCCGGAAAACCAGCGGCCTTTTTACGCGGATTCCGCGCGCTCTACCTCGGCCTGCCTGTCAATCTCATTATCCTAGGCTGGGTGAACCTGGCCATGATCAAAATTCTCACCCTGATTCTGAACGTCAACAAAATTCATGCGATTGTGATCTGCCTTGCCATCATGGTGCTGACCGCTTCCATCTCCACCCTATCGGGACTATGGGGCGTACTGGTGATGGATCTGTTCCAATTTGTCCTCAAAATGGGCATGGTCATCGCTCTGGCGGTTTTCGCCGTGCAGGCGGTGGGCGGAATGAGCGGCCTCAAGGCCGGATTAACGCAGATCGATATGGCGCGAAATGCAGCCGGCGGAACCACAGGGTCGGTGATGTCCTTTACTCCGGATCTCAACTCCACCTGGATGCCGATGATCACCTTTCTGGTGTACCTGGCCGTAAACTGGTGGGCCACCTGGTATCCCGGCGCAGAGCCTGGCGGCGGCGGTTATGTGGCCCAGCGCATCTTTTCAGCGAAAGACGAAAAGCACTCCCTCCTCGCCACCTTTTGGTATAACATCGCCCATTTTGCCATCCGGCCGTGGCCGTGGATTCTCGTGGCTCTGGTGGCCATGGTGCGCTTTCACAACGACCCGGCCTTTATGCAGGATCCGGAATCCGGCTATATCCGCATCATGCTTCTGGATCTCCCGGTCTCTTTGCGCGGCTTGATGGTCGCTGCCTTTGCAGCCGCCTATATGTCCACCATCGGCACGCAGCTGAATTGGGGCGCCTCCTACCTGGTCAATGACGTCTATCGCCGTTTTCTGATAAAAAAACAGACGGAGAAGCATTATGTCGTCGTCTCCCAAATCACCACGGTCATGCTAATGCTGTTGTCCGCTATCGTTTCTTTTTATATGGACTCGATCGCCAATGCCTGGAAGTTCCTCATCATGCTCGGCGCCGGCACCGGACTGGTCTATATCCTGCGTTGGTTCTGGTGGCGCATCAACGCCTGGAGCGAGGTATCGGCCATGCTCGGTGCGTTCGTCACCTCTCTGGCGCTGCAGTTCGTCTTCAAGCTTAACAGCGAAGAGGCCGAACCGTTCGCCTACGGCGTGCTGATCACCACCGGGATCACTACGGCCATCTGGCTGATCACAACCTGGCTCACTCGTCCGGAACCAGCGGCGGTCTTATTGGCTTTTTATCGCCGGGTCCAGCCGTCCAGCCGGCTATGGAGGCCGGTGGCGGAAAAGGCCCGGGACATCACTCCGCAAAAGGATGGTCTTTTCAATCTGCTCAACTGGATTCTCGGCTGCGCGTTGATTTACCTGGCGCTGTTCGGCGTCGGCCATCTCATTTTCGGACGATGGACCCTGGGCGGTCTCTTTCTGGCTTTGGGGATTATATCCTTCATCTGGATCTATCGCAACTTATCCGTTAAAGGCTGGGAAACACTCAGTCG